AAAAATACAGGCTCAGAACCTATACAGCCCGGCGACAGGCTTATATACACAATCATTAATACTGATAATGATTGTTTTACGGTATCTGTATTATATAAAAATAAAGATAATACCGCTGAGAAAACTTTTCAGAGAGGCTTTTGTATCAAAAAAGATTAGAAATCTTAGTTTTTACATTTAACTAGGTTAATTTTTTTAGTATATGGAAGATGCAATATTAAAGGTTGAAAAAAATATTTGGGAATCATTTGAAGGTGAAAACAGGATTGGGCTATTAACAGGTTTATCCGGAATGGCTTTTTTTTACAGTAAAATGTATTCAGTTTACAAACTGGATGATTATTTGGTGAAATTAACAACAATTATCGAGAAAGTAAATAATATACTTGAAAACGAACCATCTATAACTACGTTATGTTCAGGATTAGCCGGATTTGGTCTCGTATTGTTAAGTTTAGAAGATGATATAATTGATATTGATAGAGAATATTTTGAAAGTATCGATTCCGTTTTATTAGAAGATTTGAAAAGTAACTGTGAAGCAAATCACTATGATTTCCTCCATGGTTCAATGGGAATTGCAATGTATTTCATTGAAAGATGTAAATCTGATAAAAATGAACAAAACATAGCAGAATTAAATCATTTTTCTGAAAATTTACTTTATAAAATAAATAATAACCTGCAGGAAATTTTAATTTCAGAAGTGGCGTTAGACAGTGATGATCGATTCTGCATTTATTTTGGTATAGCTCATGGAATAGCCGGTTATTTAAATTTTTTACTCTATCTGCAAAGCAATTTTGCAGAACTAAAATCAGACATCACTTCTTCTTTACAAACGTGTATTTCTTATTTAAAGTCGTATAAAAAGTTTGATGAAAATTCGAAGCAATTTTATCCAAACTTACTTTTAATACACTCAAATACAATTGTTAATTCAAGATTATCTTGGTGTCAGGGTGATTTTGGAATTGCTAACTCCTTATATAATTGTGGAATTTATTTAAATGATACTCATTTAATAAAAGAATCAGAAGAGTTAATAGCATCCTGCCAGAAAATATCTTTTGAAGAATCCTTTGTAAATGATTTTGGATTATGTCATGGATCTGCAGGAATAGCGATTCAATATCATTTAGCTTCCAAAAAACATGAAACTCTTTTTTCAGAAGATATTCAAAAATGGCTAAATATAGTTGAGAGACAAACTTCAAATTATCAGCAATTCTTAGCTTATGAAAAAGGCAGTTATCATTTAGAAACAAATCTTTTAGAAGGCTCAGTTGGTCTTGGTTTGATCCTGTTAACACTAGAAAACAAGATTGACCACAAGTGGCTTGAGCTGGTGAATTTGCATTAATAAAGCATTTTACCAACCCTAAATTACAATTAATAAACAGCATAAAAATGATTTTTTTTGACGCAATTATCAAGAGAGCTACCAACTTTTCGGTTCAATCATATAGCATTCATAGAAATGATATAGTAGATTTTTTTGATGCAAACGATTTATTCCAGCTTTCAGTATTAATTTCTTCAAACAGCCTTTATCATGATGTAAAAAAGAATAAAAGAGACAAGATTGAAGGTTCATTATCAAAATATTATACGAGAGCGCACTTTAATCCAACGCCTTTTGGATTATTTAGCAGCGTAGGCATTGCAAAATGGGGCACTTCTACAAAATTGCCCAAATCAAAAAGCATTAAGTTATCTATTACTCACGATAATCTTTTTTTGTCTTTGCACCAGAATAATAAGTTAAAGACAGATTGGAAGGGACTTAAATATTCAATAAATCCTTCGCTACATTTTTTAAATAATGATAAAATTGGTTTTTATAATTCTGAGGCAAAAAAGAATGATAAAATTGAGATAAATTTTGTTGAACTTGATTATGATGAGGATTTAAAATGGTTACTGGAAAAATTTAGGCAAAGTACTGATATCGGTCAATTAATCAATGATTTATTATTAGAAGGATTTGAAACAGATGAAGTCGAAGTTTATTTACTGCAGTTAATTGATATTGGATTATTGATTGAAAATTTTCTATTTAATCCGTACGGAAAAAAATTAGAAACCAATTTTCCGGTTTATTTTTCTGATTTGATAGCCAAAAAAAGTTATCACTTACAGGATAATAATGATGCGAAGTTGTTTAATAATCAATATATTCTGGAACAGGATTTGTTTTTCAAAGAAACTGAAAACAAACGCTTTTCGCATTCTATTAATTCTTTTGATTTGCAAATTGGTTCTGTCAATTCGAATATTCAGCCATTAATAGAAAAATATATAGATTTTATTTTAAGTTATAATTTTAATACAAAACCTGTTACAGGAAAAATTAACGAATTTATAGCTAAAGTGTCCGAAAGCTATAACGATGGTTTTATTCCTTTAAATTCAATATTTAATCCTTATTCGGGAATTCGCTATCAAGATGATAATGCAGATTTTGTTCTAAAACTTCATCAGGATATTTTCCGTAAAATTATAGCATCAACAGAAAAAGAATTATTTCTAAATCTGCCAACAGAAGCAAATATTAGTGAAAAGAAAAAACAGCTTCCGCTTACTTTTAATGTTTTAGCAGAGATTTTAAAATGTAAAAGTACAGGTGAAGAAATTGTGTTTATGCGAGGTTTAGGCGGTGGTTCTGCGCTCGATATTATTTCGCGATTTAGTGAAGTCAATACCGAATTGTGTAAGGAAATAATTAATTATGAAAAGGAGGTTAACAAGAATAAAATCCTTGCGGATGTAAATTGTGTTGGTAACTTTAGAAGTATTAATATTTCACCAAAAGAGCAATTATACGACTACTGCATCCCAATCAATACCTCTTATGCAGAAAGTAAAAATCCAATATTTACATCAGATATATACGCTTATTTAGAAAGCGGAAAAATGCGTTTGGTATCAAAAGAACATCAAAAAGAGATTAAACCCAAAAAAGTATCAGCGATTAATCCTAAAATGTCCGAGTCTGATTTATACAAGTTTTTGTGTGATTTTGAAGTTTATAATGAAGAAATATATGGCATCAATTTCGATTTTAATACTTATTCGTGTTTTAGGGATTTTATTCCCAGAATATATTTGGAAAGCAATATATTGTTAGCACCAGCTCAAATTCTTTTGGTAGACGATGATTATAGTTTTGAAGAATTTAAAAATTATTTTCTTGAAAAAATAGTGAAGTTTGAATTTAGTAAAACAGTTAATTTTTATTATTTAAAAGGAAATTCAATCATTGACACATCCAAAGATGAAGAGCTGAAAATTATTTACGACAGTCTTAAAACGCGTGATTATTTTTATGTTTCTGAGAATATTTACGAACAATTTCATCCGGCAGTAGAGAATGATTCGGGTAATTATGCTCATGAACTGATCTTGAGTGTAAAAAATAGTTATTATAAATCGGAAGAGTTTACAAGAAATATTGTTATAAACAACCATGCAAATACTCATATTCCGCTGGTTTCTGATTGGATATATTTTGAGGTTTATTGTAATTCTTACGCAGACAATGATATTTTAAAAAGGATATACAGCGAACTCTGTACAGCAAATAAATTGACAGAATTTTTCTTTGTTCATTATGACAGCAATGGTCGTCAATTGCGATTACGTTTTAAAACTGATTCGGTTGATAATAAAAGAGATATTATAAATTTTGTGGATAATTTGCAGGTAGACAATATGATCAAAAAGTATCAGATTTTACCTTATGCACCAGAAACTTTCAGATATGGAGGTCCTGTATTAATGCGTTGTGCTGAGTTTATTTTTAATTTGGATAGTAAAGATTTGATAGAAAATGTCATTCTAAAAGATCTCGATTCTGCAGATTATTCTATTGTTGCCATACATAAAATTATAAATTATCTTGACTTAATTGGCTTCACAAATGATGAGATGATTCATTATTGCGAAAACTGTATTCAAAATTTCTCCAAAGAATTTCAACTGACTACAGATTTAAGAAAGAAATTTAATGAAGAATATGCTAAAATAAGGTTCAATGTTGCGACCTATAGTTATACCAGTTTTGTTCATAATAGGGATCTAAAAAGCAAATTATCAGAAGAGTTAAAGCAAAATACAATTCCGGTTGCTTCTTTTATATGGCTCATAATTCACATGAGTATGAACAGGCATTTTAATGAAAAACAAAGATTCAATGAATTCAAGTCTTATTATTTGACCAAATGTTATCTGAATCAATTGAAATTTAAAAACTTAGCTAATTAGTTTCTCAATCGAATGAAAATTATACAAAGTTTTTGGTCTGGAAATCAAAAAAAAATAGATACTGAATACGGTTGGTGTAAGTCTCAATATCATTGGATGGGATGGATACTTAGTGTAAATCAATTAGTTAAGTATTATGATAAAGTAGAGCTTTATACAGATGATTTTGGATATGAGATTCTTATTAATAAGCTTCAATTGCCTTATACGAAAGTTCATGTTGTTTTAAATGACCTTAATGAATATCCGGCAGAACTTTGGGCTCTGGCAAAAATTAAGGTTTATTCGATGCAGGAAGAACCGTTTATTCATGTTGATGGCGATGTTTTTGTATGGAGCGAGTTTTCAAATAATTTAAAAAAGGCCGCTTTAGTTGCTCAAAATAAGGAAAAAACGACAAATTACTATCATTTTATGTGGACTAGTATAGCTCCGTTTTTGTCTTATATACCCGTTGAGATTGAGGATTTTGGCAAGAATGCTTCACATTTAAGTGCTAATATGGGAATTACCGGAGGCACTGACATTTCATTTTATAAGCAATATGCAAAAAAGGCTTTTGAGTTTGTTGAAAAAAACAAACAAATCTGGACCGATATAAACCTATTCAACTTTAATATTTTTTTTGAGCAGGTGCTTTTTTATAAAATGGCCGAGATAAATAGTTTACCGATAGCGTATTTATTCTCTGAAATTTGGGAGGACAATTTATACACAGGATTTGGAGATTTTCATCATGTTCCTCACCAAAAAACGTATTTGCATTTATTGGGAGACTTTAAAAGAAATCTATCCGTGTGTAAGGCAATGGAAGGATATATAATGAAATTTTATCCTAAAGATTATTCTCAATTAATGAAATTATATCTCTTGAAAGAAGCTGTAATAGGAAAGGAGCATACTTTAAATGATAAGGTTGTAGCCGAATTATCTGAAGAATTTGAGTTGGAGGTTCAAAAAAATAAATTTTCAGAATCTCATTTTCTTTTAAAAAGAGACCTTAATAATGTTGGTTTAAATAGGGAATATAAAAAATTTCTGGAAGAAGAAAATGATTTTAAAGTGGTTCGTTTGCCCGGTTTTAATATTGTTGAAAAAGATGAAATAAAAACACTGGAAATAGAGGAGTATAATTCAGATTTAAGAATTTTTGAGTTAGATCAGGTAGATGAAATACTTATGGAGGTATTGCTTGTTCCAATATCTTATTTCGATCTTATCGACGAAATGAACTTGTATTTAGAAGATGAGAACGATCAGGATTCCGTACAAGAAATGGCAGCTGTTATTAAGGGTAAAATTGAAATTTACATCACTTTAAAAATTATAGGTATTTACAGTTTTAATTAAAAAAAAATGAAAGTTATACAAAGTTTCTGGAGTGGAAATCAAAATAATTTTGATAATTCCGGGGGATGGTATTCTTATCGGTATCATTGGATGAGCTGGATTTTGAGTTGCCATCAGCTCATTAAATATCACAATGATGTAGAATTATATACGGACAAATTTGGTTA
This genomic window from Flavobacterium sp. 9 contains:
- a CDS encoding DUF6734 family protein, which codes for MKIIQSFWSGNQKKIDTEYGWCKSQYHWMGWILSVNQLVKYYDKVELYTDDFGYEILINKLQLPYTKVHVVLNDLNEYPAELWALAKIKVYSMQEEPFIHVDGDVFVWSEFSNNLKKAALVAQNKEKTTNYYHFMWTSIAPFLSYIPVEIEDFGKNASHLSANMGITGGTDISFYKQYAKKAFEFVEKNKQIWTDINLFNFNIFFEQVLFYKMAEINSLPIAYLFSEIWEDNLYTGFGDFHHVPHQKTYLHLLGDFKRNLSVCKAMEGYIMKFYPKDYSQLMKLYLLKEAVIGKEHTLNDKVVAELSEEFELEVQKNKFSESHFLLKRDLNNVGLNREYKKFLEEENDFKVVRLPGFNIVEKDEIKTLEIEEYNSDLRIFELDQVDEILMEVLLVPISYFDLIDEMNLYLEDENDQDSVQEMAAVIKGKIEIYITLKIIGIYSFN
- a CDS encoding thiopeptide-type bacteriocin biosynthesis protein; this translates as MIFFDAIIKRATNFSVQSYSIHRNDIVDFFDANDLFQLSVLISSNSLYHDVKKNKRDKIEGSLSKYYTRAHFNPTPFGLFSSVGIAKWGTSTKLPKSKSIKLSITHDNLFLSLHQNNKLKTDWKGLKYSINPSLHFLNNDKIGFYNSEAKKNDKIEINFVELDYDEDLKWLLEKFRQSTDIGQLINDLLLEGFETDEVEVYLLQLIDIGLLIENFLFNPYGKKLETNFPVYFSDLIAKKSYHLQDNNDAKLFNNQYILEQDLFFKETENKRFSHSINSFDLQIGSVNSNIQPLIEKYIDFILSYNFNTKPVTGKINEFIAKVSESYNDGFIPLNSIFNPYSGIRYQDDNADFVLKLHQDIFRKIIASTEKELFLNLPTEANISEKKKQLPLTFNVLAEILKCKSTGEEIVFMRGLGGGSALDIISRFSEVNTELCKEIINYEKEVNKNKILADVNCVGNFRSINISPKEQLYDYCIPINTSYAESKNPIFTSDIYAYLESGKMRLVSKEHQKEIKPKKVSAINPKMSESDLYKFLCDFEVYNEEIYGINFDFNTYSCFRDFIPRIYLESNILLAPAQILLVDDDYSFEEFKNYFLEKIVKFEFSKTVNFYYLKGNSIIDTSKDEELKIIYDSLKTRDYFYVSENIYEQFHPAVENDSGNYAHELILSVKNSYYKSEEFTRNIVINNHANTHIPLVSDWIYFEVYCNSYADNDILKRIYSELCTANKLTEFFFVHYDSNGRQLRLRFKTDSVDNKRDIINFVDNLQVDNMIKKYQILPYAPETFRYGGPVLMRCAEFIFNLDSKDLIENVILKDLDSADYSIVAIHKIINYLDLIGFTNDEMIHYCENCIQNFSKEFQLTTDLRKKFNEEYAKIRFNVATYSYTSFVHNRDLKSKLSEELKQNTIPVASFIWLIIHMSMNRHFNEKQRFNEFKSYYLTKCYLNQLKFKNLAN
- a CDS encoding lanthionine synthetase LanC family protein, whose translation is MEDAILKVEKNIWESFEGENRIGLLTGLSGMAFFYSKMYSVYKLDDYLVKLTTIIEKVNNILENEPSITTLCSGLAGFGLVLLSLEDDIIDIDREYFESIDSVLLEDLKSNCEANHYDFLHGSMGIAMYFIERCKSDKNEQNIAELNHFSENLLYKINNNLQEILISEVALDSDDRFCIYFGIAHGIAGYLNFLLYLQSNFAELKSDITSSLQTCISYLKSYKKFDENSKQFYPNLLLIHSNTIVNSRLSWCQGDFGIANSLYNCGIYLNDTHLIKESEELIASCQKISFEESFVNDFGLCHGSAGIAIQYHLASKKHETLFSEDIQKWLNIVERQTSNYQQFLAYEKGSYHLETNLLEGSVGLGLILLTLENKIDHKWLELVNLH